The following are encoded together in the Xanthomonas sacchari genome:
- a CDS encoding methyl-accepting chemotaxis protein, with amino-acid sequence MLGNMKIGVRLTAAFLIVAAIGACIGWVGIRNSGRINDYATALYERELLGLSHLKEANINLINAGRARANLQLASTAEDRAKHVANIDKYTANVVEHMDKARTSFDDPATLAKLARFDQVWKTYLERRGQFVESVMREPLPEGNAQLAELSKGVRSSSDELDALMSELGEIKEANASKANDVTDEIYASSTRTMLAIVIGGVLLGVGLGVFISRSVTRPIGKAVSVANALSEGDLSMSIEVRGRDETAQLLLAMQRMVEKLQQVVGEVNASAQSLAGASEEVSATAQSLSQASTEQAASVEETSASLEQMTASIAQNTDNAKVTDGMAAQAARETLEGGEAVVATVAAMKQIAHKIGIIDDIAYQTNLLALNAAIEAARAGEHGKGFAVVAAEVRKLAERSQVAAQEIGEVAGSSVELAERAGQLLETIVPSIKKTSDLVQEIAAASQEQSSGVTQINVAVVQLSQITQQNATASEELAATAESMSTQAVQLQESMAFFQLSAAARRATQTLDESEAPLPLRAAGSRWAPRATSATARRPGASSRDRGEALLGRA; translated from the coding sequence ATGTTGGGCAATATGAAAATCGGGGTCAGGCTGACGGCGGCATTCCTGATCGTGGCGGCGATCGGCGCCTGCATCGGCTGGGTCGGCATCCGCAACTCGGGCCGGATCAACGACTACGCCACCGCGCTGTACGAGCGCGAGCTGCTCGGCCTGTCGCACCTCAAAGAGGCCAACATCAATCTGATCAATGCCGGCCGCGCGCGCGCCAACCTGCAGTTGGCCAGCACCGCGGAAGACCGCGCCAAGCACGTGGCCAATATCGACAAGTACACCGCCAATGTGGTCGAGCACATGGACAAGGCTAGGACCTCGTTCGACGACCCGGCGACGCTGGCCAAGCTGGCGCGCTTCGACCAGGTGTGGAAGACCTACCTGGAGCGGCGCGGCCAGTTCGTCGAGTCGGTGATGCGCGAGCCGCTCCCGGAAGGCAACGCGCAGCTCGCGGAACTCTCCAAGGGCGTGCGCAGCAGCTCCGACGAACTGGATGCGCTGATGTCGGAACTGGGCGAGATCAAGGAGGCCAATGCCTCCAAGGCCAACGATGTCACCGACGAAATCTACGCCAGCAGCACCCGCACCATGCTCGCCATCGTGATCGGCGGCGTGCTGCTCGGCGTGGGCCTGGGCGTGTTCATCAGCCGCAGCGTGACCCGGCCGATCGGCAAGGCGGTCAGCGTGGCCAATGCGCTGTCCGAGGGCGACCTGAGCATGTCGATCGAGGTGCGCGGCCGCGACGAGACCGCGCAGTTGCTGCTGGCGATGCAGCGCATGGTCGAGAAACTGCAGCAGGTGGTCGGCGAGGTCAACGCCAGTGCGCAGAGCCTGGCCGGCGCGTCGGAGGAAGTCAGCGCCACCGCGCAGTCGCTGAGCCAGGCCTCGACCGAGCAGGCCGCCAGCGTCGAAGAGACCAGCGCCTCGCTGGAGCAGATGACCGCCTCGATCGCGCAGAACACCGACAACGCCAAGGTGACCGACGGCATGGCCGCGCAGGCGGCCCGCGAAACCCTGGAAGGCGGCGAGGCGGTGGTGGCCACGGTGGCGGCGATGAAGCAGATCGCGCACAAGATCGGCATCATCGACGACATCGCCTACCAGACCAACCTGTTGGCGTTGAATGCGGCGATCGAGGCCGCGCGCGCCGGCGAGCACGGCAAGGGCTTCGCCGTGGTCGCCGCGGAAGTGCGCAAGCTCGCCGAGCGCAGCCAAGTCGCCGCGCAGGAGATCGGCGAGGTCGCCGGTTCCAGCGTGGAGCTGGCCGAGCGCGCCGGGCAATTGCTGGAGACCATCGTGCCGAGCATCAAGAAGACCTCGGACTTGGTGCAGGAAATCGCTGCCGCCTCGCAGGAGCAGTCCTCCGGCGTCACCCAGATCAACGTGGCGGTGGTGCAGCTGAGCCAGATCACCCAGCAGAACGCCACCGCCTCCGAAGAGTTGGCCGCCACCGCCGAATCGATGAGCACGCAGGCCGTGCAGTTGCAGGAAAGCATGGCCTTCTTCCAACTGTCGGCCGCCGCGCGCCGCGCCACGCAGACGCTGGACGAAAGCGAAGCGCCGCTGCCGCTGCGCGCGGCCGGTTCGCGCTGGGCGCCGCGTGCCACCTCCGCTACCGCGCGTCGCCCGGGCGCAAGCAGCCGCGATCGCGGCGAAGCGTTGCTGGGCCGCGCCTGA
- a CDS encoding methyl-accepting chemotaxis protein translates to MLKNLKIATKLYGGFAVVLCILLALAGVAYFNVSALSQANYWNTHTYKVIAEVDAALSSLINIETGTRGFSLTGEDAFLQPYRDGVASFDSHLRTAQELTADNPKQQERLNALKQTQAQWLSQAVHPQIALRKDVNQGQATMEALAASVRASKGKAYMDAMRDRMAEVRRAESELLAVRAAEAEQLQQRTNLTLIVGSLIAALCASAIGFLIARSLMSELGGEPSTVMEVASRIARGDLTVQVPTRPNDTTSAMVALQTMVERLADVVGEVNTSAQSLAGSSEEVSATAQSLSQAATEQASGVEETSASLEQMTASIAQNTDNAKVTEGMSAQAAKEAVEGGEAVLASTHAMKQIAQKIGIIDDIAYQTNLLALNAAIEAARAGEHGKGFAVVAAEVRKLAERSQVAAQEIGEVAASSVGLADRAGNLLGTIVPSIKKTSDLVQEIASASQEQSSGVTQINLAVSQLSQATQQNAAASEQLAATAEQMSTQAESLQQAMGFFRLNREQDLAAPRRAAPVTPRPAATRPLRNAGKGLRPRARPVPAYALADAPDEGQFVNF, encoded by the coding sequence GTGCTGAAGAATCTCAAGATCGCCACCAAACTCTACGGCGGTTTCGCCGTGGTCCTGTGCATCCTGCTGGCCTTGGCCGGCGTGGCCTACTTCAACGTGTCCGCGTTGTCGCAGGCCAATTACTGGAACACCCACACCTACAAGGTGATCGCCGAAGTCGATGCTGCGCTCAGCAGCCTGATCAACATCGAGACCGGCACGCGCGGCTTCTCGCTGACCGGCGAGGACGCGTTCCTGCAGCCCTACCGCGACGGCGTCGCCAGCTTCGACAGCCACCTGCGCACCGCGCAGGAACTGACCGCGGACAATCCCAAGCAGCAGGAGCGCCTGAACGCGCTGAAGCAGACCCAGGCGCAATGGCTCAGCCAGGCGGTGCATCCTCAGATCGCGCTGCGCAAGGACGTCAACCAGGGCCAAGCCACGATGGAGGCCTTGGCCGCTTCGGTGCGCGCTTCCAAGGGCAAGGCCTACATGGACGCGATGCGCGACCGCATGGCCGAAGTGCGCCGCGCCGAGAGCGAGTTGCTGGCCGTGCGCGCGGCCGAGGCCGAGCAACTGCAGCAGCGCACCAACCTCACCCTGATCGTGGGTAGTCTGATCGCGGCGCTGTGCGCGTCGGCGATCGGTTTCCTGATCGCGCGGTCGCTGATGAGCGAACTCGGCGGCGAGCCGAGCACGGTGATGGAAGTGGCCTCGCGGATCGCCCGCGGCGATCTCACCGTGCAGGTGCCGACCCGCCCCAACGACACCACCAGCGCGATGGTGGCGCTGCAGACGATGGTCGAGCGTCTGGCGGACGTGGTGGGCGAGGTCAATACCAGTGCGCAATCGCTGGCCGGTTCGTCCGAGGAAGTCAGCGCCACCGCACAGTCGCTGAGCCAGGCCGCCACCGAGCAGGCCTCCGGCGTGGAGGAAACCAGTGCGTCGCTGGAGCAGATGACCGCGTCCATCGCGCAGAACACCGACAACGCCAAGGTCACCGAGGGCATGTCGGCGCAGGCGGCCAAGGAAGCGGTGGAGGGTGGTGAGGCGGTACTGGCCTCGACCCATGCGATGAAGCAGATCGCGCAGAAGATCGGCATCATCGACGACATCGCCTACCAGACCAACCTGCTGGCGTTGAATGCGGCGATCGAGGCCGCGCGCGCTGGCGAGCACGGCAAGGGTTTCGCGGTGGTGGCGGCGGAAGTGCGCAAGCTGGCCGAGCGCAGCCAGGTCGCCGCGCAGGAGATCGGCGAAGTCGCCGCCAGCAGCGTGGGCCTGGCCGATCGCGCCGGCAACCTGCTCGGCACCATCGTGCCCAGCATCAAGAAGACCTCGGATCTGGTGCAGGAGATCGCCTCGGCCTCGCAGGAGCAGTCCTCCGGCGTCACCCAGATCAACCTGGCGGTGTCCCAGCTCAGCCAGGCCACGCAGCAGAACGCCGCGGCCTCCGAGCAACTGGCGGCGACCGCCGAACAGATGAGCACCCAGGCCGAATCGTTGCAGCAGGCGATGGGATTCTTCCGCCTCAACCGCGAACAGGACCTGGCCGCACCACGCCGCGCTGCGCCGGTGACGCCCAGGCCGGCCGCCACCCGGCCGCTGCGCAACGCCGGCAAGGGCCTGCGCCCGCGCGCGCGGCCGGTGCCGGCCTACGCGCTGGCGGATGCGCCGGACGAAGGCCAGTTCGTCAACTTCTGA
- a CDS encoding chemotaxis protein CheW translates to MHNNRYETAAGDTPQSGCQFLTFQLDRELFGLNIAGIHEIIEYRTPTPVPTMPACVRGVINLRGAVVPVVDLQSRLGRAPSQVTRRSCIVIATAATDEGGGAQSFGLLVDAVNEVLELPPQQIEAPPAFGSDIRRDLLQGMGKLEDRLVILLDRARLLRSDDIVEAGTAALAA, encoded by the coding sequence ATGCACAACAATCGCTACGAGACCGCGGCCGGAGACACGCCGCAGAGCGGCTGCCAGTTCCTGACCTTCCAGCTGGATCGCGAACTGTTCGGGCTCAACATCGCCGGCATCCACGAGATCATCGAGTACCGCACGCCGACCCCGGTGCCGACCATGCCGGCCTGCGTGCGCGGGGTGATCAACCTGCGTGGGGCGGTGGTGCCTGTGGTGGACCTGCAGTCGCGGCTCGGCCGCGCGCCCAGCCAGGTCACCCGGCGCAGTTGCATCGTCATCGCCACCGCCGCCACCGACGAGGGCGGCGGCGCGCAGTCCTTCGGCCTGCTGGTGGACGCGGTCAACGAGGTGCTGGAACTGCCGCCACAGCAGATCGAGGCGCCGCCGGCCTTCGGCAGCGATATCCGCCGCGACCTGCTGCAGGGCATGGGCAAGCTGGAGGATCGGTTGGTGATCCTGCTGGACCGCGCGCGGCTGCTGCGCAGCGACGACATCGTCGAGGCCGGCACAGCGGCGCTGGCGGCGTGA
- a CDS encoding H-NS family nucleoid-associated regulatory protein, translating into MTEVRNLQQIAEAKAKLQEEMRKLEEQERQAREGETNAAHANVLSLLEQFAEFFSAKQRNEIAAYVTSAAPKPASSKSAGGRSEVKPKYQLPHTGETWSGRGRTPKAFAAWEGTAAYNEWKARHPDLKFPLFKY; encoded by the coding sequence ATGACGGAAGTTCGCAACTTGCAACAGATCGCCGAAGCCAAGGCCAAGCTGCAGGAAGAAATGCGCAAGCTGGAAGAGCAGGAGCGGCAGGCGCGCGAGGGCGAAACCAATGCGGCGCACGCCAATGTGCTGTCGCTGCTGGAGCAGTTCGCCGAGTTCTTCAGCGCCAAGCAGCGCAACGAGATCGCGGCGTACGTGACCAGCGCGGCGCCCAAGCCGGCCAGCAGCAAGTCCGCCGGTGGCCGCAGCGAGGTCAAGCCGAAGTACCAGTTGCCGCATACCGGCGAAACCTGGTCCGGCCGCGGCCGCACCCCGAAGGCGTTCGCCGCCTGGGAAGGCACCGCCGCCTACAACGAGTGGAAGGCGCGCCACCCGGATCTGAAGTTCCCGCTCTTCAAGTACTGA
- the rnd gene encoding ribonuclease D, translating to MPYWIKQPAELSERLAQRPARIGLDTEFVRERTYWPQLALVQMAVGDEILLIDPLIPGMPQALAPWLSDPGILKIMHSASEDLVAFKCACGTLPRPLFDTQIAAGLAGLGAGMGYQKLVLEITGVHLAKGETRSDWLRRPLSPAQLEYAADDVRHLFALHDALQARLQTLERSDWLHEDGERLLGTVEQDDGERWPHLGMRSAQFMDRPAQLRLLRLLRWRDAQARHSDKPRSWILDNELAATLARFPPQDPPAMLALFDKHPKAPRKLSDALWQALTTPLADEADAPQALAASDDNKAALKRLQDAVAARSAELGLPDGLLASRKHLEALLESAQWPQPLAGWRRRELEPRLQPLLAAAR from the coding sequence GTGCCTTATTGGATCAAGCAACCCGCCGAGCTGAGCGAACGGCTGGCGCAGCGGCCGGCCCGCATCGGCCTGGACACCGAATTCGTCCGCGAACGCACCTACTGGCCGCAACTGGCGCTGGTGCAGATGGCGGTGGGCGACGAAATCCTGCTGATCGACCCGCTGATCCCGGGCATGCCGCAGGCACTGGCGCCGTGGCTGAGCGATCCGGGCATCCTCAAGATCATGCACAGCGCCAGCGAAGACCTGGTCGCCTTCAAGTGTGCCTGCGGCACCCTGCCGCGGCCGCTGTTCGACACCCAGATCGCCGCCGGCCTGGCCGGGCTCGGCGCCGGCATGGGCTACCAGAAGCTGGTGCTGGAGATCACCGGCGTGCACCTGGCCAAGGGCGAGACCCGCTCGGACTGGCTGCGCCGCCCGCTGTCGCCGGCGCAACTCGAATATGCCGCCGACGACGTGCGCCACCTGTTCGCGCTGCACGACGCGCTGCAGGCGCGGCTGCAGACCCTGGAGCGCAGCGACTGGCTGCACGAGGACGGCGAACGCCTGCTCGGCACGGTCGAACAGGACGACGGCGAGCGCTGGCCGCACCTGGGCATGCGCTCGGCGCAGTTCATGGACCGCCCGGCGCAACTGCGCCTGCTGCGTCTGTTGCGCTGGCGCGACGCGCAGGCCCGGCACAGCGACAAGCCGCGCAGCTGGATCCTGGACAACGAACTGGCCGCCACCCTGGCGCGGTTCCCGCCGCAGGACCCGCCGGCCATGCTGGCGCTGTTCGACAAGCACCCCAAGGCGCCGCGCAAGCTCAGCGACGCGCTGTGGCAGGCGCTGACCACGCCGCTGGCCGACGAAGCCGACGCGCCGCAGGCGCTGGCCGCCAGCGACGACAACAAGGCCGCGCTGAAGCGGCTGCAGGACGCGGTGGCCGCGCGCAGCGCCGAACTCGGCCTGCCCGACGGCCTGCTGGCCTCGCGCAAGCACCTGGAAGCCCTGCTGGAAAGCGCGCAATGGCCGCAGCCGCTGGCCGGCTGGCGCAGGCGCGAGCTGGAACCGCGGCTGCAACCGCTGCTGGCGGCCGCGCGCTGA
- a CDS encoding formylglycine-generating enzyme family protein, translated as MVWSMLAAALVGCARQPPAPAAETAPATATAIAPAHSTPARPVQAPSVTIGGEDAAETVAHWQPPLPSLSRSGLPQARREAARALAEDRLFEDAQSAIPLYLAIRSLAPNDRAAQDGLRKARRRLLQLGAQALGDPDLSERTLEQATRIAMVALWLDADDPAVRRLQQRVETAARVLAYNRAGEEDLRGGRLGEDGNGALANFREALQLDADDDRARQGVAAVESALIRRAETAAAASDFAAAGSWLARAARVREDAPTVRDARVRVEQVRVARIAALRDAGLRDLATPAGLKSARERLGDVLRIADPGDPVAAMLRERIDLATHYGSFRPGQVFTDGMHDGGRGPQMIVVPHGGFRMGAAESEPGASPAEMPQHYVRFDRGFAMSITEVTVADFRRFVEATNARPRATRRGHSTVYDERSGNFVRRNGVDWQSDYQGARAAPNSPVMHVSVRDAEAYAAWLSQQTGRHYRLPSEAEFEYALRAGNRGRYPWGNAGTPPRGSGNFTGGGDVSPSGRHWRNAFVGYTDGFWGPAPVASFSANAWGLHDMAGNLSEWVADCWHASYRRAPADGAAWYNPGCRSRVVRGGNWANAPEQTRAAWRLMQDSDSTSARVGFRLVRGI; from the coding sequence ATGGTCTGGAGCATGCTCGCGGCGGCGCTGGTCGGCTGTGCGCGGCAGCCGCCGGCGCCTGCCGCCGAGACCGCGCCTGCGACCGCCACGGCCATTGCCCCGGCGCATTCGACACCGGCCAGGCCGGTGCAGGCGCCCAGCGTCACCATCGGCGGCGAAGATGCGGCCGAGACCGTGGCGCACTGGCAACCGCCGTTGCCGAGCCTCAGCCGCAGCGGCCTGCCGCAGGCACGACGCGAGGCGGCGCGCGCGCTGGCCGAGGATCGCCTGTTCGAGGATGCGCAATCGGCGATACCGCTGTACCTGGCGATCCGCAGCCTGGCGCCGAACGATCGCGCCGCCCAGGACGGCCTGCGCAAGGCGCGGCGGCGGTTGCTGCAGCTCGGCGCGCAGGCGCTGGGCGATCCGGATCTTTCCGAACGCACGCTCGAGCAGGCCACGCGCATCGCGATGGTGGCGCTGTGGCTGGATGCCGACGATCCGGCGGTGCGGCGCCTGCAACAGCGGGTGGAGACCGCCGCGCGGGTACTGGCCTACAACCGCGCCGGCGAGGAAGACCTGCGTGGCGGCCGCCTGGGCGAGGACGGCAACGGCGCCCTGGCCAATTTCCGCGAGGCGCTGCAGCTGGATGCGGACGACGACCGCGCACGCCAGGGCGTGGCGGCGGTGGAGAGCGCGTTGATCCGCCGCGCCGAGACGGCGGCGGCGGCCTCGGATTTCGCCGCCGCCGGCAGCTGGCTGGCACGCGCGGCGCGGGTCCGCGAGGACGCGCCCACGGTGCGCGATGCGCGCGTGCGGGTGGAGCAGGTGCGGGTGGCGCGCATCGCCGCCTTGCGCGATGCCGGCCTGCGCGATCTGGCCACGCCGGCGGGATTGAAGTCGGCGCGCGAGCGCCTGGGCGATGTGCTGCGCATCGCCGATCCCGGCGATCCGGTGGCGGCGATGCTGCGCGAACGCATCGATCTGGCCACCCACTACGGCAGTTTCCGCCCCGGACAGGTATTCACCGACGGCATGCACGACGGCGGGCGCGGCCCGCAGATGATCGTGGTGCCGCACGGCGGCTTCCGCATGGGCGCGGCCGAGAGCGAACCCGGCGCCTCGCCGGCGGAGATGCCGCAGCACTACGTGCGCTTCGACCGCGGCTTCGCCATGTCGATCACCGAAGTCACCGTGGCCGACTTCCGCCGCTTCGTGGAGGCGACCAATGCGCGCCCGCGCGCCACCCGCCGCGGCCATTCCACCGTCTACGACGAGCGCAGCGGCAACTTCGTGCGCCGCAACGGCGTGGACTGGCAGTCCGATTACCAGGGCGCGCGGGCGGCGCCCAACAGTCCGGTGATGCACGTCAGCGTGCGCGACGCCGAGGCCTATGCGGCCTGGCTATCGCAGCAGACCGGGCGCCATTACCGGCTGCCCAGCGAGGCCGAGTTCGAGTACGCCCTGCGCGCCGGCAACCGCGGCCGCTACCCCTGGGGCAATGCCGGCACGCCGCCGCGCGGCAGCGGCAACTTCACCGGCGGCGGCGACGTCTCGCCCAGCGGTCGGCACTGGCGCAACGCCTTCGTCGGCTACACCGACGGCTTCTGGGGGCCGGCCCCGGTCGCCAGTTTTTCTGCCAATGCCTGGGGCCTGCACGACATGGCCGGCAACCTCAGCGAATGGGTCGCCGACTGCTGGCATGCCAGCTACCGGCGCGCACCGGCCGACGGCGCGGCCTGGTACAACCCGGGCTGCCGCTCGCGGGTGGTGCGCGGCGGCAACTGGGCCAACGCGCCCGAGCAGACCCGTGCGGCGTGGCGGCTGATGCAGGATTCGGACAGCACCAGCGCGCGCGTCGGTTTCCGCCTGGTCCGCGGCATTTGA
- a CDS encoding M48 family metallopeptidase — MNDVFGRQGGEPGGRRGPLGGVRWLVLLGFAVYAGYYWFSNRSEDPYTGEQVLIDRSLNVEDEKALGLQAYQEILAQERPLDPQAPQAQQVRAIAQRLIAKVDVVEDALAAEHGMQAKHYARGFDWDVNVIESEQANAFCLPGGKMAVYTGLFPVAGNADAMAVVMGHEIAHALLRHGAQRMAQQKLTQIGQMAGAAGGLDPQQQQMAMAAMGYGYLLPYARSHETQADEVGLMLAAAACFDPRAAVPLWQRMSESSGGQAPPEFASTHPNPGTRIQNLQALMPKALEYRQRFCESARGAAQ, encoded by the coding sequence ATGAATGACGTCTTCGGCCGCCAGGGCGGCGAACCGGGCGGCCGCCGTGGGCCGCTGGGTGGGGTGCGCTGGCTGGTGCTGCTGGGCTTTGCGGTCTATGCCGGGTACTACTGGTTCTCCAACCGCAGCGAGGATCCGTATACCGGCGAGCAGGTGCTGATCGACCGCTCGTTGAACGTGGAGGACGAGAAAGCACTCGGCCTGCAGGCCTATCAGGAGATCCTGGCGCAGGAACGGCCGCTGGACCCGCAGGCGCCGCAGGCGCAGCAAGTGCGCGCGATCGCGCAGCGGCTGATCGCCAAGGTCGACGTGGTCGAGGACGCACTGGCGGCCGAGCACGGCATGCAGGCCAAGCATTACGCGCGCGGCTTCGATTGGGACGTCAACGTGATCGAGTCCGAGCAGGCCAACGCGTTCTGCCTGCCCGGCGGCAAGATGGCGGTCTATACCGGCCTGTTCCCGGTCGCCGGCAATGCCGATGCGATGGCGGTGGTGATGGGCCACGAGATCGCGCATGCGCTGCTGCGGCATGGCGCGCAGCGCATGGCCCAGCAGAAGCTGACCCAGATCGGGCAGATGGCCGGCGCCGCCGGCGGCCTGGACCCGCAACAGCAGCAGATGGCGATGGCGGCGATGGGCTACGGCTACCTGCTGCCGTACGCGCGTAGCCATGAGACCCAGGCCGATGAAGTAGGGCTGATGCTGGCCGCGGCGGCCTGTTTCGACCCGCGCGCAGCGGTGCCGCTGTGGCAGCGGATGAGCGAAAGCAGCGGCGGCCAGGCCCCGCCGGAGTTCGCCTCCACCCACCCCAATCCGGGCACCCGCATCCAGAACCTGCAGGCGCTGATGCCCAAGGCGCTGGAGTACCGGCAGCGCTTCTGCGAATCGGCGCGCGGTGCCGCGCAGTGA